From Daucus carota subsp. sativus chromosome 6, DH1 v3.0, whole genome shotgun sequence, the proteins below share one genomic window:
- the LOC108225940 gene encoding uncharacterized protein LOC108225940 gives MDRATWMYKLPRIAPEYVSGVHEFISCAVENLKKKGTEHGTEEMITCPCRDCYNLKKYPSAETVREHLFRRGFMKDYTKWIWHGEGIQSKRTETVNRKFESCGSGMDTNKEDDVENDRVHEMIEDVEDLLMHQAEVLGHLVDDSTKLLYPGCRDQFTRLSTTLKLCKLKVKNGWSDKSFTEMLKLLADILPPDNELPTSTYEAKKILCPLGMNVKKIHACPNHCVLFRNEYEHLHMCPKCGASRFKREGNNSSTNNTKRPPVKVLRYLPIVDRFKRLFANVNDAKLLRWHVEGRKSDGMLRHPADSPQRRNIDGKFPEFGGELRNLRLGLCADGMC, from the coding sequence ATGGATCGTGCCACGTGGATGTACAAATTACCACGGATTGCACCTGAGTATGTTAGTGGTGTTCATGAGTTCATTTCATGTGCGGTTGAGAACCTAAAGAAGAAAGGCACCGAACATGGCACAGAAGAAATGATCACATGTCCTTGTCGCGactgttataatttaaaaaagtatCCCAGTGCCGAGACTGTACGTGAACATTTATTTCGGCGTGGTTTCATGAAAGATTATACTAAGTGGATCTGGCATGGTGAAGGAATACAATCTAAAAGAACGGAGACAGTTAATAGAAAATTTGAAAGTTGCGGATCTGGTATGGATACTAACAAAGAAGATGACGTAGAAAATGACAGGGTCCATGAGATGATCGAAGATGTTGAAGATCTTCTAATGCACCAGGCAGAAGTTCTTGGGCACTTGGTTGATGACTCCACAAAACTTTTGTACCCTGGTTGCAGGGATCAGTTTACCAGGCTGTCAACTACCCTTAAATTGTGTAAGCTTAAAGTAAAGAATGGGTGGAGCGACAAGAGTTTCACCGAGATGCTAAAACTTCTGGCAGACATTCTTCCTCCAGATAACGAGCTTCCCACTTCCACCTATGAGGCAAAGAAAATATTGTGTCCACTGGGTATGAATGTCAAAAAGATACATGCATGTCCAAATCATTGTGTGTTGTTTCGCAATGAGTATGAACATCTACACATGTGTCCAAAGTGTGGAGCTTCCAGGTTCAAGCGGGAAGGGAATAATTCTTCTACTAACAACACGAAGAGGCCTCCGGTCAAGGTGTTGCGCTATCTACCTATAGTGGACCGATTCAAACGACTCTTTGCAAATGTAAATGATGCGAAGCTATTGAGGTGGCATGTTGAAGGAAGAAAATCAGATGGGATGCTTCGACACCCAGCCGACTCACCACAAAGGAGAAACATTGATGGAAAGTTTCCGGAATTTGGTGGAGAACTTAGAAACCTTCGACTTGGCCTTTGTGCTGATGGCatgtgttag